From the genome of Aspergillus fumigatus Af293 chromosome 1, whole genome shotgun sequence, one region includes:
- a CDS encoding SDR family NAD(P)-dependent oxidoreductase yields the protein METSLRDKVAIVSGSSSGIGAAIVRELSSRGANTVVNYPFPSLRAEADTLVASLPSPAIAVEADMSRADAPQKLVDAAVSQWGRVDIVVNSVALAVNKPFEEQTLEDWDTLVNINGRGTFLLTQASLKYLTKGSGRIVNIASISARGPPPNQTIYAGTKGMVDSFTKCWAKELPPKYGCTVNAVSPGPTMTEGFAAAGKEQMKILQPIIDQTPVGPRMAQPDEIAYAVAFLCEERARWINGAHLIASGGLFID from the exons ATGGAGACGTCGCTACGAGACAAAGTAGCTATAGTAAGCGGTTCCTCCTCGGGCATTGGAGCTGCTATTGTGCGCGAGCTGTCCTCTCGCGGGGCCAATACGGTGGTCAACTATCCCTTCCCCAGTCTCCGAGCTGAAGCAGACACATTGGTAGCCTCTCTTCCCTCGCCTGCAATTGCCGTAGAGGCAGACATGTCTCGCGCAGACGCGCCTCAAAAGCTAGTTGACGCTGCCGTCTCTCAATGGGGTAGGGTTGATATTGTCGTCAACTCCGTTGCACTGGCAGTCAACAAGCCCTTCGAAGAGCAGACGCTGGAGGACTGGGATACGCTGGTGAACATCAACGGACGGGGAACATTTCTCCTAACGCAGGCGAGCCTAAAATATTTGACAAAAGGGTCCGGTCGGATCGTCAACATCGCAAGTATTTCAGCACGGGGGCCTCCGCCGAACCAGACAATCTACGCAGGGACAAAGGGGATGGTCGACTCCTTTACCAAGTGCTG GGCCAAAGAACTCCCTCCCAAGTATGGCTGTACCGTCAATGCCGTCAGTCCTGGTCCAACAATGACCGAGGGTTTCGCTGCTGCCGGCAaggagcagatgaagatccTTCAGCCAATCATTGATCAGACTCCTGTTGGGCCACGGATGGCTCAGCCAGATGAGATTGCCTATGCTGTGGCCTTTTTATGTGAGGAACGTGCACGATGGATTAATGGTGCACATCTGATTGCATCTGGGGGCTTGTTCATTGATTAG